One part of the Sporosarcina ureae genome encodes these proteins:
- the fliF gene encoding flagellar basal-body MS-ring/collar protein FliF: MKERLTKLRADLKAFWGSRTKNQKIIYIVTAASVIALAVFLTVALSRTTYVTLYSEVSPSEIGRIKEVLDGQGVPYLVEPGGTAISVPEKQLDNLRVSLAAEGFPDSGLIDYSFFSDNAGFGTTDNEFNMIKLAAMQTELANLIKGIEGIKDAKVMLTLPTEGIFVNDTTSEASAAIMLKTNPGQSFSEQQITSLYNLVSKSLPNLSNDNIVIQNQYFEYFDLKDSGDSYGASVTDQMGVKKTIERDLQRQVQMMLGTLMGQDKVVVSVTTDIDFKKEQREENLVTPVDPENMEGIALSVQRITESFSGTNPAVGGTPEGEDPTDNRTTYVEGEGGDGDYERLEETINNEVNRIKKDIVESPYKISNIGIQVMIEPPTADDPTSLAPEVRQDVERILETIVRTSLDKEAAGELTDEILAEKIAVSVQPLKGKNIAFEDTKTVIPWWAYLIGGVLLLAVIVLVVLFLRKRRNEAAMDEELAMEQAQAQLDSVQIDDINLETETEATARRKQLEKMAKDKPEEFAKLLRTWIAKE, encoded by the coding sequence ATGAAAGAAAGATTGACAAAACTCAGAGCAGATCTTAAAGCCTTCTGGGGAAGTCGAACAAAAAATCAAAAAATTATATATATAGTGACAGCAGCCAGTGTAATCGCGCTGGCGGTTTTTTTGACAGTGGCTTTGTCACGTACTACGTATGTAACACTTTATTCAGAAGTATCACCATCTGAAATCGGTCGCATAAAAGAAGTGCTAGACGGTCAGGGCGTTCCTTATCTTGTAGAGCCTGGCGGTACAGCGATATCTGTGCCTGAGAAGCAACTAGATAACTTGCGTGTTTCACTTGCGGCAGAAGGTTTCCCAGACTCTGGACTGATCGATTATTCATTCTTCTCGGATAACGCAGGGTTTGGTACTACAGATAATGAATTCAATATGATTAAGCTTGCTGCGATGCAAACAGAATTAGCTAATCTAATAAAGGGTATAGAAGGTATTAAGGACGCAAAAGTTATGCTTACTTTACCGACAGAAGGAATCTTCGTAAACGATACTACATCCGAAGCTAGTGCAGCGATCATGTTGAAGACGAATCCAGGACAAAGTTTTTCGGAACAACAAATCACATCACTTTATAATCTAGTTTCAAAAAGCTTACCTAACCTATCCAATGATAATATCGTCATACAGAACCAATATTTTGAGTACTTTGATCTAAAAGATTCAGGAGATTCTTATGGAGCTAGTGTGACGGATCAAATGGGCGTGAAAAAGACCATTGAACGCGACTTGCAACGACAGGTTCAAATGATGCTCGGTACATTGATGGGGCAAGATAAAGTAGTTGTATCGGTTACGACAGATATTGACTTCAAGAAAGAACAACGTGAAGAAAACTTGGTTACGCCAGTAGATCCCGAAAACATGGAAGGTATTGCTCTTAGTGTGCAACGGATAACGGAATCATTCTCTGGTACGAATCCGGCAGTAGGTGGAACCCCTGAAGGAGAAGACCCTACCGATAATCGTACGACTTATGTAGAAGGTGAAGGCGGAGACGGAGATTACGAACGTCTTGAAGAAACTATTAATAATGAAGTGAACAGAATTAAAAAAGATATAGTAGAGAGCCCGTACAAAATTAGCAATATCGGTATTCAAGTTATGATCGAACCTCCAACTGCAGATGATCCAACTTCATTAGCTCCAGAAGTTAGACAAGATGTTGAACGTATTTTGGAGACTATTGTACGTACATCCTTGGATAAAGAAGCAGCTGGGGAATTAACGGATGAAATACTGGCCGAAAAAATCGCGGTTTCCGTTCAACCACTTAAAGGCAAGAATATCGCGTTTGAAGATACGAAGACAGTGATTCCTTGGTGGGCGTATTTAATTGGCGGTGTATTACTGCTAGCAGTTATCGTTCTCGTCGTGCTGTTCTTGCGTAAGAGACGTAATGAAGCAGCAATGGATGAAGAGCTCGCGATGGAACAAGCTCAAGCCCAATTAGATTCCGTCCAAATTGATGACATCAACTTGGAAACAGAAACAGAGGCGACAGCAAGAAGAAAACAACTAGAAAAAATGGCTAAAGATAAACCGGAAGAATTCGCGAAGTTATTGCGAACATGGATTGCCAAGGAGTAA
- the fliG gene encoding flagellar motor switch protein FliG yields MVKKDKVMSGKQKAALLLISLGPEVSASVYKHLNEEEIEQLTLEISGVKKVESSVKEEIIEEFHNIALAQDYISQGGIGYAKTVLEKALGKDHAQAIINRLTSSLQVRPFDFARRAEPSQILNFIQNEHPQTIALILSYLEAEQAGLILSQLPQEMQADIAKRIATMESTSPEVISEIEAVLERKLSSTVTQDFTETGGVDAVVEVLNGVDRSTEKTILDALEIQDPELAEEIRKRMFVFEDIITLDNRSIQRVIRDCENEDLILAMKVSSEEVKDILFKNMSQRMAESFKEEMDVMGPVRLRDVEEAQSRIVGIIRRLEDAGEIIIARGGGDDIIV; encoded by the coding sequence TTGGTTAAGAAAGATAAAGTCATGTCAGGTAAACAAAAAGCTGCCTTATTGCTCATCTCTCTTGGGCCAGAAGTTTCGGCTTCAGTCTATAAGCATTTGAATGAAGAAGAGATCGAGCAACTGACGTTGGAGATTTCGGGTGTGAAAAAAGTCGAATCCTCTGTAAAAGAAGAAATTATTGAAGAATTTCATAATATCGCTCTTGCGCAGGATTATATTTCACAAGGCGGTATTGGCTATGCCAAGACAGTTCTTGAAAAAGCACTCGGAAAAGACCATGCCCAAGCTATTATTAACCGTTTGACCTCTTCACTTCAAGTGCGACCGTTTGATTTCGCTAGACGTGCAGAACCATCACAGATTTTAAACTTTATACAAAATGAACACCCACAGACAATCGCGTTGATTTTATCTTATTTGGAAGCGGAGCAGGCAGGATTGATCCTGTCACAACTCCCACAAGAAATGCAAGCCGATATAGCAAAACGCATTGCTACAATGGAATCTACTTCGCCGGAAGTAATCAGTGAGATTGAAGCAGTCCTTGAACGAAAATTATCTTCTACTGTTACCCAGGACTTTACCGAAACAGGTGGAGTAGACGCAGTCGTGGAAGTGTTGAATGGTGTAGACCGTTCGACAGAAAAAACGATTCTCGATGCGCTTGAAATTCAAGATCCTGAACTTGCAGAAGAAATTCGCAAGAGAATGTTTGTCTTTGAAGATATCATCACATTGGATAACCGTTCCATTCAGCGTGTTATTCGTGATTGTGAAAATGAAGATTTGATTTTAGCAATGAAAGTATCAAGCGAAGAAGTAAAAGATATATTATTTAAGAACATGTCACAACGTATGGCAGAGTCATTCAAGGAAGAAATGGATGTTATGGGGCCGGTACGACTTCGTGATGTAGAAGAAGCGCAATCCCGTATCGTCGGAATCATCCGTAGACTTGAAGATGCAGGAGAAATCATCATAGCGCGTGGTGGAGGAGATGACATCATTGTCTAA
- the flgB gene encoding flagellar basal body rod protein FlgB: MEIYGGTINLLEKGLDYSSAKSKAISQNIANVDTPNYKTKNANFKEVFSSEKSKGLEAYKTDSKHIDFTHSASSKVFDVSALRYRQDRNGVDMDKEQADLAANQIYNSALIERLNGKFNSLQSVIKGGR, encoded by the coding sequence ATGGAGATTTATGGCGGGACCATCAACCTGCTTGAAAAAGGTTTGGACTACTCTTCTGCAAAAAGCAAGGCGATTTCGCAAAATATAGCGAATGTAGACACGCCGAACTATAAAACGAAGAATGCTAACTTTAAAGAGGTATTTTCCAGTGAAAAAAGTAAAGGTCTTGAAGCTTATAAGACTGATTCAAAACATATAGACTTTACCCATTCAGCATCGAGTAAAGTATTCGATGTATCTGCTTTGCGTTATCGACAAGATCGTAATGGTGTGGATATGGACAAAGAACAAGCGGATTTAGCAGCTAATCAAATATATAACTCTGCTTTGATTGAACGATTAAATGGCAAATTCAATTCATTACAGAGTGTTATTAAGGGAGGTCGTTAA
- the fliI gene encoding flagellar protein export ATPase FliI, translating into MNLKKAEDLIPIIPNINTLKKFGRVIRVVGLLIESEGPESSIGDVCFIHLNVPEEGRSLIQAEVVGFREEIVMLMPYTDIRNISSGCLVETLGKPLEVKVGMNLLGQVLDSLGKPIDNSPLPKGLATVRTENSPPNVLTRPTINDKLAVGVKAIDGMLTVGSGQRVGIFAGSGVGKSTLLGMIARNTEADINVIALIGERGREVREFIDRDLGPEGLKKTIVVAATSDQPALMRIKGAMTATAIAEYFRDKGLNVMLMMDSVTRVAMAQREIGLAVGEPPATRGYTPSVFAILPKLLERSGTNEKGAITAFYTVLVDGDDMNEPIADAVRGILDGHIVLDRTLANKGQYPAINVLKSVSRLMNHIADPEHLKAAAKLRELYYAYDKSEDLINIGAYKKGTSREIDEAIEYEPIITNFLKQKFNENIQLEDTVNEMVALASGGGERK; encoded by the coding sequence GTGAATTTGAAAAAAGCTGAAGATCTCATTCCAATCATTCCGAATATCAATACGTTAAAGAAGTTTGGGCGCGTTATTCGAGTAGTAGGATTGCTGATAGAATCCGAAGGTCCCGAGTCATCTATAGGTGATGTATGCTTTATTCACTTGAACGTCCCAGAAGAAGGACGTTCCTTAATTCAAGCCGAAGTTGTAGGATTTAGAGAAGAAATTGTCATGCTGATGCCTTATACGGATATTCGTAATATTTCAAGTGGTTGTTTAGTGGAAACGCTAGGTAAACCACTTGAAGTGAAAGTAGGAATGAATCTACTAGGACAAGTTCTAGATTCTTTAGGAAAACCGATTGATAATAGCCCCCTACCTAAAGGTCTGGCAACAGTACGAACGGAAAACAGCCCACCGAACGTCTTGACACGTCCTACTATTAATGACAAGTTGGCTGTAGGCGTAAAGGCAATCGATGGCATGCTGACGGTGGGAAGTGGTCAGCGTGTCGGGATATTTGCGGGGTCGGGTGTTGGTAAAAGTACATTGCTTGGAATGATCGCACGTAATACGGAGGCAGACATCAATGTGATCGCACTGATTGGCGAACGTGGTCGCGAAGTTCGGGAGTTTATCGATCGTGATCTTGGGCCAGAGGGATTAAAGAAAACAATTGTCGTAGCTGCCACTTCCGATCAACCAGCGCTAATGCGAATAAAAGGTGCGATGACAGCTACAGCGATTGCGGAGTACTTCCGAGACAAAGGGCTGAACGTTATGCTGATGATGGACTCAGTTACACGTGTAGCCATGGCGCAGCGTGAAATTGGTCTAGCAGTTGGTGAACCGCCAGCCACAAGAGGGTATACCCCTTCTGTTTTCGCTATTCTACCCAAACTATTAGAACGCAGTGGTACGAATGAAAAAGGTGCTATCACCGCTTTTTATACTGTGTTAGTTGACGGTGATGATATGAATGAGCCGATTGCAGATGCTGTGCGAGGGATTCTTGACGGTCATATAGTGTTAGATCGTACGCTAGCCAATAAAGGCCAATATCCTGCAATCAATGTGTTGAAAAGTGTCAGTCGTCTAATGAATCATATTGCGGATCCAGAACACCTGAAAGCAGCAGCGAAATTGCGTGAATTGTATTATGCCTATGACAAATCAGAGGATTTAATCAATATTGGTGCATATAAAAAAGGAACGTCACGAGAAATCGATGAAGCGATTGAATATGAGCCGATCATTACCAATTTTCTAAAGCAAAAATTTAATGAGAATATCCAATTAGAAGACACGGTAAATGAAATGGTCGCGTTAGCTTCTGGAGGAGGAGAGCGTAAATGA
- the fliH gene encoding flagellar assembly protein FliH, translating to MSNLFRSERTVMNQSPTKEILIRNLQPSQPVEETVEPVSMGKVFMERNRLLQEMEQRKSIVDTEIKQRLDQAAADVESMHAAWASEKEELQQQAYDEGFQAGYEDGRNKAMAEMREMIEAANETTTLSYENATQYLINQERVILDIGMHSAERIINRVIEEDDEAYLSIVRKGIKEAQESKEIKLFVPTEQFKMVTTHRSELASIFPPETPFLIFVNEDFNATDCFIETNHGRIVVSVDDQLNELKEQLVKIMEDGV from the coding sequence TTGTCTAATCTGTTTCGATCCGAGCGTACGGTAATGAATCAAAGTCCTACAAAAGAAATTTTAATCCGTAACTTGCAACCTTCACAACCGGTTGAAGAGACAGTGGAGCCGGTAAGTATGGGTAAAGTATTCATGGAACGCAATCGCTTATTGCAGGAGATGGAGCAACGTAAAAGCATAGTAGATACCGAAATAAAACAACGACTAGATCAAGCTGCTGCAGATGTCGAATCGATGCATGCCGCGTGGGCTAGTGAAAAAGAAGAATTGCAGCAACAAGCCTATGATGAAGGTTTTCAGGCAGGGTATGAAGATGGTCGTAATAAAGCAATGGCTGAAATGCGTGAAATGATAGAGGCTGCGAACGAAACTACTACTTTATCTTACGAGAACGCAACCCAATATTTAATCAATCAAGAACGCGTGATTTTGGATATTGGCATGCACTCAGCCGAAAGAATTATTAACAGAGTGATAGAGGAAGACGATGAAGCGTATTTATCCATTGTCCGCAAAGGCATTAAAGAAGCTCAGGAGAGTAAGGAAATTAAATTATTCGTACCGACTGAGCAGTTTAAAATGGTCACGACACATCGGTCGGAACTCGCTTCGATTTTCCCGCCCGAAACCCCGTTCCTTATTTTTGTCAATGAAGATTTCAATGCAACAGATTGTTTTATCGAAACGAACCATGGTCGCATCGTAGTGAGTGTAGATGATCAACTGAATGAACTGAAAGAACAATTGGTGAAAATAATGGAAGATGGTGTGTGA
- the fliE gene encoding flagellar hook-basal body complex protein FliE — MAIQSITGAMPAMSIQQSDMKAQRTPFEAQQNFSAMLNDAIHQVDQTQKVSDTMTAKLVKGEDVDLHNVMISAQKASIALNATVEMRNKVVEAYQEIIRMPV; from the coding sequence ATGGCGATTCAATCTATTACAGGTGCAATGCCTGCTATGTCGATCCAACAATCTGACATGAAAGCACAAAGGACACCTTTCGAGGCTCAACAGAACTTCTCAGCAATGTTAAATGATGCAATTCATCAAGTGGATCAAACACAAAAAGTCTCAGATACTATGACAGCTAAACTTGTTAAGGGTGAAGATGTCGATTTACATAATGTGATGATTTCGGCACAAAAAGCGAGTATCGCATTAAATGCAACAGTAGAAATGCGTAATAAAGTCGTAGAAGCATACCAAGAAATCATTAGAATGCCTGTCTAA
- the flgC gene encoding flagellar basal body rod protein FlgC, whose product MSIFHSLNSSTSALTAQRLRMDVISSNMANVDSTRAKQVDGEWQPYRRKTVTLQPKEGQFSSFLQVAKGVHSHGNAGNGVAVTRVKEDRETPFKLVFDPSHPDANDEGYVEMPNIDPLREMIDLMSATRSYEANVTALNANKSMLMKALEIGR is encoded by the coding sequence ATGAGTATTTTTCATAGTCTAAATTCATCGACTTCTGCATTAACAGCTCAACGGTTACGGATGGATGTTATCTCGTCCAATATGGCGAATGTCGATTCAACTAGGGCGAAGCAAGTAGATGGCGAATGGCAGCCATACAGAAGGAAAACAGTTACCTTACAACCCAAGGAAGGTCAATTCTCCTCATTCCTACAAGTAGCTAAAGGAGTTCATTCGCATGGGAATGCAGGAAATGGTGTGGCAGTAACACGTGTCAAAGAAGACCGAGAAACTCCATTTAAATTGGTGTTCGACCCATCACATCCAGATGCTAATGATGAAGGGTATGTCGAAATGCCGAATATTGACCCTTTACGCGAAATGATTGATTTAATGTCTGCTACTCGATCGTATGAAGCGAACGTAACGGCGTTGAATGCAAACAAATCCATGCTGATGAAAGCGTTGGAGATCGGAAGATAA
- the codY gene encoding GTP-sensing pleiotropic transcriptional regulator CodY has translation MSLLVKTRKINAMLQKGAGGPVNFKEMAEELSDVIDCNAFIVSRRGKLLGLEIHHQIDNDRMKKMFEDRKFPEEYTTRLFQINETSPNIDIESEHTVFPIENKELFQDGLTTIVPIIGGGERLGTLILARLKEGFTEDDLILAEYGATVVGMEISREKSEEIEHEARSKAVVQMAINSLSYSEHEAIEHIFKELDGNEGLLVASKIADRVGITRSVIVNALRKLESAGVIESRSLGMKGTYIKVLNDKFLEELEKHNS, from the coding sequence ATGAGTTTATTAGTTAAAACAAGAAAAATTAATGCAATGTTACAAAAAGGTGCAGGCGGTCCTGTTAACTTTAAAGAGATGGCGGAAGAGCTAAGTGACGTAATTGATTGTAACGCGTTTATCGTAAGCAGAAGAGGTAAATTACTTGGTTTAGAAATCCACCACCAAATCGACAATGATCGCATGAAGAAAATGTTTGAAGATCGTAAATTCCCTGAGGAGTATACGACTCGCTTGTTCCAGATTAATGAAACGTCTCCAAACATTGATATCGAGAGCGAACATACAGTATTCCCTATCGAAAACAAAGAACTATTCCAAGACGGTTTAACTACGATCGTACCAATTATTGGTGGCGGCGAGCGCTTGGGTACTTTGATTCTTGCCAGACTAAAAGAAGGATTCACAGAAGATGATCTAATTCTTGCTGAATACGGCGCGACAGTAGTCGGTATGGAAATCTCACGTGAGAAATCTGAAGAAATTGAGCATGAAGCACGCAGTAAAGCTGTCGTGCAAATGGCGATCAACTCATTGTCTTACAGTGAGCACGAAGCAATCGAACACATCTTCAAAGAATTAGACGGTAACGAAGGACTTCTTGTAGCTTCTAAAATTGCCGATCGAGTTGGAATTACGCGTTCAGTCATCGTAAATGCGCTTCGTAAATTAGAAAGTGCTGGCGTTATTGAATCACGTTCTTTAGGAATGAAAGGTACGTATATTAAAGTATTGAATGATAAATTCCTCGAAGAACTTGAAAAGCATAATTCATAA